The Bos indicus x Bos taurus breed Angus x Brahman F1 hybrid chromosome 25, Bos_hybrid_MaternalHap_v2.0, whole genome shotgun sequence genome has a window encoding:
- the NDUFAB1 gene encoding acyl carrier protein, mitochondrial, whose protein sequence is MAARVLCACVRRLPTAFAPLPRLPTLAAARPLSTTLFAAETRTRPGAPLPALVLAQVPGRVTQLCRQYSDAPPLTLEGIKDRVLYVLKLYDKIDPEKLSVNSHFMKDLGLDSLDQVEIIMAMEDEFGFEIPDIDAEKLMCPQEIVDYIADKKDVYE, encoded by the exons ATGGCGGCTCGTGTCCTTTGCGCCTGTGTCCGCCGACTTCCCACGGCCTTCGCGCCGCTGCCCAGGCTCCCCACGCTAGCCGCGGCCCGGCCGCTCAGCACTACCCTCTTCGCCGCGGAGACCCGGACGAGGCCTGGGGCTCCGCTGCCGGCCTTGGTGCTCGCGCAG GTTCCAGGCAGAGTTACACAGCTGTGCCGCCAGTATAGCGATGCACCACCTTTGACATTGGAGGGAATCAAGGACCGTGTTCTTTACGTCTTGAAACTCTATGACAAGATTGACCCAGAAAAG CTTTCAGTAAATTCCCATTTTATGAAAGACCTGGGCTTAGACAGTTTGGACCAAGTGGAGATTATCATGGCCATGGAGGACGAATTTG ggtttgaaattcCTGATATAGATGCGGAGAAGTTAATGTGTCCACAAGAAATTGTAGATTACATTGCAGATAAGAAGGATgtatatgaataa
- the UBFD1 gene encoding ubiquitin domain-containing protein UBFD1 isoform X1, giving the protein MAAAGAPDGMEEPGMDTEAETEAPARSLNCVEAEAAAGAAAEDSCAARGNLQPAPAQPPGDPAAQASVSNGEDAGGGAGRELVDLKIIWNKTKHDVKFPLDSTGSELKQKIHSITGLPPAMQKVMYKGLVPEDKTLREIKVTSGAKIMVVGSTINDVLAVNTPKDAAQQDAKAEENKKEPLCRQKQHRKVLDKGKPEDVMPSVKGAQERLPAVPLSGMYNKSGGKVRLTFKLEQDQLWIGTKERTEKLPMGSIKNVVSEPIEGHEDYHMMAFQLGPTEASYYWVYWVPTQYVDAIKDTVLGKWQYF; this is encoded by the exons ATGGCGGCGGCCGGAGCCCCGGATG gcatggaggagcctggcatggacACGGAGGCCGAGACCGAGGCGCCCGCGCGGTCCCTCAACTGCGTGGAGGCCGAAgccgcggcgggggcggcggccgaGGACTCCTGCGCAGCGCGAGGCAACCTGCAGCCGGCCCCGGCCCAGCCCCCTGGGGACCCCGCGGCCCAGGCCTCGGTCAGCAACGGCGAGGACGCGGGCGGCGGCGCGGGCAGGGAGCTGGTGGACCTGAAGATCATCTGGAACAAGACTAAGCACGACGTCAAGTTTCCCCTGGACAGCACGGGCTCCGAGCTGAAACAGAAGATTCACTCTATTACAG GTCTCCCGCCTGCCATGCAGAAAGTCATGTATAAGGGACTTGTCCCTGAGGATAAGACATTGAGAGAAATAAAAGTGACCAGCGGGGCCAAGATCATGGTGGTTGGCTCCACGATAAATGATGTTTTAGCAGTAAACACACCCAAAGATGCTGCCCAGCAGGACGCAAAGGCCGAAGAGAACAAGAAGGAGCCCCTCTGCAGGCAGAAA CAACACAGGAAAGTGTTGGATAAAGGGAAACCTGAAGACGTGATGCCGTCTGTTAAGGGTGCTCAG GAGCGCCTGCCAGCTGTACCGTTATCTGGCATGTACAACAAGTCTGGAGGAAAAGTGAGGCTTACCTTTAAGCTAGAACAAGACCAGCTGTGGATCGGCACTAAAG AGCGGACTGAGAAACTGCCCATGGGTTCCATTAAAAACGTGGTCAGCGAGCCCATCGAAGGGCACGAGGACTATCACATGATG GCGTTTCAGTTGGGCCCCACGGAAGCCTCTTACTACTGGGTGTACTGGGTTCCAACTCAATATGTGGATGCAATCAAAGACACTGTGCTGGGGAAATGGCAGTATTTTTGA
- the UBFD1 gene encoding ubiquitin domain-containing protein UBFD1 isoform X2 → MAAAGAPDGMEEPGMDTEAETEAPARSLNCVEAEAAAGAAAEDSCAARGNLQPAPAQPPGDPAAQASVSNGEDAGGGAGRELVDLKIIWNKTKHDVKFPLDSTGSELKQKIHSITGLPPAMQKVMYKGLVPEDKTLREIKVTSGAKIMVVGSTINDVLAVNTPKDAAQQDAKAEENKKEPLCRQKQHRKVLDKGKPEDVMPSVKGAQERLPAVPLSGMYNKSGGKVRLTFKLEQDQLWIGTKGVSVGPHGSLLLLGVLGSNSICGCNQRHCAGEMAVFLKALSPLAQETDPK, encoded by the exons ATGGCGGCGGCCGGAGCCCCGGATG gcatggaggagcctggcatggacACGGAGGCCGAGACCGAGGCGCCCGCGCGGTCCCTCAACTGCGTGGAGGCCGAAgccgcggcgggggcggcggccgaGGACTCCTGCGCAGCGCGAGGCAACCTGCAGCCGGCCCCGGCCCAGCCCCCTGGGGACCCCGCGGCCCAGGCCTCGGTCAGCAACGGCGAGGACGCGGGCGGCGGCGCGGGCAGGGAGCTGGTGGACCTGAAGATCATCTGGAACAAGACTAAGCACGACGTCAAGTTTCCCCTGGACAGCACGGGCTCCGAGCTGAAACAGAAGATTCACTCTATTACAG GTCTCCCGCCTGCCATGCAGAAAGTCATGTATAAGGGACTTGTCCCTGAGGATAAGACATTGAGAGAAATAAAAGTGACCAGCGGGGCCAAGATCATGGTGGTTGGCTCCACGATAAATGATGTTTTAGCAGTAAACACACCCAAAGATGCTGCCCAGCAGGACGCAAAGGCCGAAGAGAACAAGAAGGAGCCCCTCTGCAGGCAGAAA CAACACAGGAAAGTGTTGGATAAAGGGAAACCTGAAGACGTGATGCCGTCTGTTAAGGGTGCTCAG GAGCGCCTGCCAGCTGTACCGTTATCTGGCATGTACAACAAGTCTGGAGGAAAAGTGAGGCTTACCTTTAAGCTAGAACAAGACCAGCTGTGGATCGGCACTAAAG GCGTTTCAGTTGGGCCCCACGGAAGCCTCTTACTACTGGGTGTACTGGGTTCCAACTCAATATGTGGATGCAATCAAAGACACTGTGCTGGGGAAATGGCAGTATTTTTGAAAGCACTTTCACCTCTGGCCCAGGAGACTGACCCAAAGTGA